One cyanobiont of Ornithocercus magnificus DNA segment encodes these proteins:
- a CDS encoding nickel-type superoxide dismutase maturation protease: MLGSLPANHSFFSPLPEASLLQLLLVLLRSHRHLRVDGSSMLPTLKPGDWVIYQPRQTTDSLPSNGSVVVACLPRQPKLLIVKRISHHDSSGVYLLGDNLDISTDSRDFGPVQPKDILGNVESKLC, encoded by the coding sequence ATGCTTGGGTCACTGCCAGCTAATCACAGTTTTTTCTCACCTTTACCAGAGGCCAGCCTCTTACAACTTTTACTGGTTCTGCTACGGAGCCATCGACACCTTCGTGTCGATGGCTCCTCTATGTTACCGACTTTGAAGCCAGGCGATTGGGTTATCTACCAGCCTAGGCAAACAACCGATTCACTCCCATCTAACGGATCAGTAGTAGTTGCATGTTTACCTAGACAACCAAAGCTACTAATTGTCAAACGGATATCACACCATGATTCTAGTGGTGTCTACTTACTTGGGGACAACTTAGATATAAGCACAGATAGCCGTGACTTTGGACCTGTGCAACCAAAGGATATTCTTGGAAATGTAGAGTCAAAGCTTTGCTGA
- a CDS encoding hydantoin utilization protein A, producing the protein MLIPFLTGLAAGAIHVFAGIDHLVAMAPLSLTRPLRAIRSAFAWGLGHSTGVLTLGLVAVLIKDVAKLKMMSSWAEFLVGFALLVVGGLAVRTAFGLEIHAHPHDHGTNKAHEHLHLHVRGGGRHWRHSHAASSLGFLHGLAGASHLLAVMPALALPPLGAASYLVAYLGGSVIAMLLTVVTISLITIRSGAHLLPLLVGITGGISIVTGAIWLQRTFATVS; encoded by the coding sequence GTGTTAATTCCTTTTCTTACAGGCCTTGCAGCTGGGGCAATTCACGTGTTTGCCGGGATAGACCATCTGGTGGCAATGGCACCCCTCTCACTTACGAGGCCACTTCGAGCCATCCGGTCTGCATTTGCTTGGGGGTTAGGGCACTCTACTGGTGTCTTGACCCTAGGCCTTGTTGCAGTATTAATCAAAGATGTGGCCAAACTCAAGATGATGTCCTCCTGGGCTGAATTTCTTGTTGGCTTTGCCCTACTAGTGGTGGGAGGATTAGCAGTCCGGACTGCATTTGGACTGGAGATTCATGCTCATCCCCATGACCATGGCACGAACAAAGCGCATGAGCATCTGCACTTACATGTTCGTGGCGGCGGCCGGCATTGGCGTCACTCCCATGCAGCTTCTAGTCTAGGTTTTCTTCATGGCTTAGCTGGCGCTAGCCATCTCCTTGCTGTCATGCCGGCCTTGGCTTTGCCTCCGCTTGGAGCTGCTAGTTACTTAGTAGCCTATCTTGGTGGCTCAGTGATTGCAATGCTATTAACGGTAGTTACTATCTCCCTGATTACAATCCGCAGCGGGGCACACTTACTGCCACTACTAGTAGGTATAACTGGAGGTATTTCAATCGTTACTGGTGCTATTTGGTTACAGCGGACTTTTGCCACAGTCTCCTGA
- a CDS encoding indole-3-glycerol-phosphate synthase, with the protein MEIRRRPPNPRIRVAHLEYAVPHVDGEPRNILERIVWEKDKEVEAARQKIPLETLRSQVAQLPPTRDIISALRQTPVTPAVIAEVKKASPSRGLIREDFDPASIAHAYAAGGASCLSVLTDRCFFQGGFDVLTAVRQAVDLPLLCKDFILSPYQIYQARVAGADAVLLIAAINTNQQLQYLRRIAELLNLNVLIEVHTNDELDRVLQMGGFSLLGINNRDLTTFATDLTTTEMLAKRFSKQLQQQDVLLVSESGLTSRADLDRVHAAGARAVLVGESLMRQQDVKAALQSLIRR; encoded by the coding sequence GTGGAGATTCGCCGTCGCCCACCAAACCCAAGAATCCGGGTTGCTCATCTGGAGTATGCTGTCCCGCATGTTGACGGTGAGCCCCGGAACATACTTGAGAGGATCGTTTGGGAAAAAGACAAGGAAGTTGAAGCTGCCCGTCAGAAGATCCCCTTAGAAACGCTGCGCTCTCAAGTAGCACAGTTGCCACCTACCCGAGACATTATCTCAGCTCTGCGGCAGACCCCAGTAACTCCAGCAGTCATCGCCGAGGTAAAAAAGGCAAGTCCAAGCAGGGGTTTAATCCGGGAAGACTTTGACCCTGCATCTATTGCCCACGCTTATGCAGCCGGTGGAGCTAGCTGTTTATCTGTTTTGACAGACCGTTGCTTCTTCCAGGGTGGCTTTGATGTGTTGACTGCAGTGCGTCAGGCAGTTGACTTACCACTGCTATGCAAAGATTTTATACTAAGCCCATATCAAATTTATCAGGCACGTGTCGCTGGTGCAGATGCTGTACTGCTGATAGCTGCAATCAATACCAATCAGCAATTGCAATACCTGCGCCGTATAGCTGAACTGCTAAACCTCAACGTGCTAATAGAAGTGCATACTAATGACGAGCTCGACCGGGTGCTACAGATGGGTGGGTTCTCCTTGCTCGGCATTAACAACCGCGATCTCACCACTTTTGCAACTGATCTTACTACGACAGAAATGCTGGCCAAACGCTTTAGTAAGCAGCTGCAGCAGCAAGATGTTTTATTAGTGAGTGAATCAGGCTTAACTAGTCGAGCTGACCTTGACCGGGTTCATGCTGCAGGTGCCAGAGCTGTGCTCGTAGGCGAATCACTAATGCGGCAGCAAGATGTGAAAGCTGCTCTGCAATCATTAATCCGTCGCTGA
- a CDS encoding dihydrolipoyl dehydrogenase, translating into MSDSNFDFDLVVIGAGYGGFDAAKHAAEHGLKVGIIESRDMGGTCVNRGCVPSKALLAASGRVRELADADHLAAFGIHAAPVRFERQKIADHANQLVATIRSNLTKTLERSGVTIIRGYGRLEASQRVGLREPSGVDRILSARDIIIATGSDPFVPSGIETDGRTVFTSDEAVNLEWLPRWIAIIGSGYIGLEFADVYTALGCEVTMIEALDRVMPTFDPDITRIAARHLIDGRDIDGRSGVLASKVTPGCPVTIELSDMQSRELVETLEVDAVLVATGRVPSSRGLNLESLGVETKRGFLPIDDHMHVLINDRPVPHLWAVGDVTGKLMLAHTAAAQGTVAVDNILGHNRTIDYRSIPAATFTHPEISSVGLSEAEAEELAKSEGFKLKNVRSYFKANSKALAELDSDGLMKLLFRADTGEVLGAHIYGLHAADLIQEVANAVARRQSVRDLACEVHTHPTLSEVVEVAYKQAAAQIAVPI; encoded by the coding sequence GTGAGCGACTCTAATTTTGACTTTGACCTTGTCGTGATTGGAGCCGGTTATGGGGGATTTGACGCTGCAAAGCATGCTGCCGAACATGGCTTGAAGGTGGGCATTATAGAGTCGCGCGACATGGGAGGTACCTGTGTCAACCGCGGCTGTGTCCCCTCAAAGGCTCTTCTCGCAGCCAGCGGTCGGGTCCGAGAACTAGCTGATGCTGACCATCTTGCCGCATTTGGAATTCATGCTGCGCCGGTAAGGTTCGAGCGCCAAAAAATTGCTGACCATGCCAACCAACTGGTAGCTACGATACGAAGTAATCTAACAAAGACTCTAGAGCGTTCCGGCGTCACCATCATTCGAGGTTACGGCAGACTTGAAGCATCCCAGCGGGTTGGACTTCGTGAGCCCAGTGGCGTTGACCGGATACTATCTGCAAGAGACATAATCATTGCTACAGGTTCTGATCCATTTGTTCCCTCTGGTATTGAGACCGATGGTCGGACTGTGTTTACTAGTGATGAAGCGGTGAATCTTGAGTGGCTCCCGCGCTGGATTGCAATTATTGGCAGCGGCTACATAGGCCTGGAGTTTGCTGATGTTTATACAGCTCTTGGCTGTGAGGTAACGATGATTGAGGCTCTCGACCGAGTCATGCCAACATTTGATCCTGACATAACGCGGATAGCAGCTCGGCACCTCATAGATGGCCGCGACATAGATGGCCGCTCTGGAGTACTAGCAAGCAAAGTTACACCTGGCTGTCCAGTGACCATTGAACTTTCAGATATGCAGAGTCGAGAGCTAGTAGAGACACTAGAAGTCGATGCTGTTTTGGTAGCAACTGGTCGCGTACCTAGCAGCCGCGGTCTCAACTTAGAATCCCTAGGCGTAGAGACCAAACGCGGTTTCTTGCCAATTGATGACCATATGCATGTATTGATCAATGATCGGCCTGTGCCACATCTTTGGGCTGTTGGAGATGTTACTGGTAAACTGATGCTAGCTCATACGGCTGCTGCCCAAGGGACTGTCGCTGTGGATAATATACTGGGTCACAACCGCACAATTGATTACCGCAGTATTCCTGCTGCCACATTCACACATCCAGAAATTAGTTCAGTCGGATTGAGTGAAGCAGAAGCTGAAGAACTAGCTAAAAGTGAAGGATTTAAGCTTAAGAATGTTCGTAGTTATTTCAAGGCCAACTCCAAAGCGCTCGCTGAATTAGATAGCGACGGTCTGATGAAGTTACTGTTCCGTGCAGATACTGGTGAGGTGCTAGGTGCCCATATCTATGGTCTACACGCTGCTGATTTGATTCAAGAGGTAGCTAATGCTGTAGCGCGTCGTCAAAGCGTGCGTGACCTTGCCTGTGAAGTTCATACTCATCCTACTCTCAGCGAAGTTGTAGAAGTGGCTTATAAGCAAGCTGCGGCTCAGATTGCCGTCCCTATCTGA
- a CDS encoding RNA methyltransferase: protein MATVSSSSCQITITSSRNPLVKKLRSLTKRSGRAEHRCLLLEGTHLLEELLRQTTKYDRFDLVATESWLNSHKALLALCPPRCTVQSVTYKVLQAALTTQQPDGVATICPLSHLPQPPALKLTSFALALDRLQDPGNVGSLLRTALAADVNVVWQAGGADILAPKVLRSSAGAVLQIPIERLGLNETDGLQSLAQRLQHAARVGLQIVATLVPGPSSVRPVLPYWEIDWRRPTVLVLGNEGSGLNPQLIACCSHLVTIPHSMRMESLNVAAAAVPLLLERQRAIIMSSTRRSSERL from the coding sequence ATGGCAACTGTCAGCAGCTCTAGTTGCCAAATAACTATCACAAGCAGTCGCAACCCTTTAGTAAAAAAGCTGCGATCGCTCACAAAACGATCTGGCCGTGCCGAACATAGATGCTTGTTGCTGGAGGGAACTCATCTACTTGAGGAGCTCCTCAGGCAAACTACAAAGTACGATCGCTTCGATTTGGTAGCAACTGAAAGCTGGCTAAATAGCCACAAAGCATTGCTGGCATTGTGTCCTCCAAGATGCACAGTGCAATCCGTAACTTACAAAGTACTGCAAGCGGCACTCACCACACAGCAGCCAGATGGCGTGGCAACAATCTGTCCACTGAGCCATTTGCCCCAACCTCCGGCACTAAAATTGACCAGCTTTGCTCTAGCTCTAGATCGTCTTCAAGACCCTGGTAATGTTGGTAGTCTACTGCGCACTGCTCTTGCCGCAGATGTTAACGTTGTCTGGCAAGCAGGTGGCGCTGATATACTTGCACCAAAGGTATTGCGCTCTTCAGCTGGAGCAGTGCTGCAAATCCCTATTGAACGTCTTGGCCTTAATGAAACTGATGGGCTGCAAAGTCTCGCCCAGCGTTTACAACATGCGGCGAGAGTGGGCCTACAGATAGTAGCTACATTAGTACCTGGTCCTAGCTCTGTCCGGCCAGTTCTGCCCTATTGGGAGATTGATTGGAGACGACCAACTGTCCTTGTGCTTGGTAACGAGGGTTCAGGTCTTAACCCACAGTTGATTGCTTGCTGTAGCCATCTGGTGACTATACCACACAGTATGCGTATGGAATCACTTAACGTGGCTGCCGCAGCAGTACCACTATTGCTCGAGCGACAACGAGCGATAATAATGAGTTCTACGCGGCGATCCAGTGAGCGACTCTAA
- a CDS encoding UDP-N-acetylglucosamine 1-carboxyvinyltransferase: MKITKPRLRIEGGRQLNGELRVSGAKNSALVLMTASILSSKPLRLYNVPELTDIDGMIGILSSLGVNVRRRPGQLELSAEHVTNAEPPYELVNRLRASFFSIGPLLGRLGYGRMPLPGGCRIGARPVVEHIRGLKALGALVNIERGIVSARVPGRSGRLTGATIALDFPSVGATETILMAAALAEGITIIENAAQEPEVQDLANLLNAMGGHISGAGGRTITVKGVKQLHGCEYVVIPDRIEAGTFLLAAAITRSNLRIAPVIPEHLNAVLQKLQDCGCHLSIDSDSVTIYPGEIRGVDITTQPFPGFPTDLQAPFMALLTTARGTSIITEKIYENRMQHVAELQRMGASICVQGSTAVIEGVSQLSGALVLGTDLRAAAAMVLAGLAAHGTTLIEGLHHLDRGYSNIEAKLRQAGACLKRH; the protein is encoded by the coding sequence ATGAAGATTACCAAGCCGCGCCTCAGGATCGAAGGTGGCCGGCAGCTCAATGGAGAGCTCCGGGTAAGCGGAGCCAAAAACTCAGCTTTGGTACTGATGACGGCATCAATATTGTCGTCTAAGCCACTTAGGCTATACAACGTGCCGGAGCTCACAGACATAGATGGCATGATTGGAATTTTATCCTCTCTTGGTGTGAATGTGCGGCGCCGACCAGGCCAGCTTGAGCTCAGCGCTGAGCATGTCACCAATGCTGAGCCTCCCTACGAGCTAGTTAATAGGCTGCGTGCCAGCTTTTTCAGCATCGGGCCATTGCTTGGCAGACTGGGCTATGGCAGAATGCCCTTGCCAGGAGGTTGCCGTATTGGTGCCCGGCCAGTTGTCGAGCATATTCGTGGGCTTAAAGCTCTTGGCGCTCTAGTTAATATCGAACGTGGGATAGTCTCTGCAAGAGTTCCGGGTAGGTCTGGTCGCCTGACAGGGGCAACTATAGCATTGGATTTTCCCAGTGTTGGTGCTACAGAAACGATCTTGATGGCTGCTGCTCTTGCTGAGGGCATCACCATTATTGAGAATGCTGCTCAGGAACCAGAGGTTCAGGATCTAGCGAATCTCCTTAATGCAATGGGAGGTCACATTAGTGGTGCAGGTGGTCGTACAATTACTGTAAAAGGTGTAAAGCAACTGCATGGCTGTGAATACGTAGTTATTCCTGATCGGATCGAAGCAGGCACTTTTCTATTGGCTGCAGCAATCACACGTTCTAACCTCCGGATAGCACCGGTAATACCTGAGCATCTCAACGCAGTTCTTCAGAAGCTGCAGGACTGTGGCTGTCACCTCAGTATCGATTCGGATAGTGTAACAATTTATCCTGGTGAAATCCGTGGCGTAGATATCACTACCCAGCCATTCCCTGGTTTTCCTACTGACTTACAAGCTCCATTTATGGCTCTGCTAACTACGGCACGTGGTACTAGTATAATTACCGAAAAGATTTACGAGAACCGCATGCAGCATGTTGCCGAACTACAGCGAATGGGAGCATCAATTTGTGTTCAGGGCAGCACTGCCGTGATTGAAGGTGTATCCCAGTTAAGTGGTGCTCTAGTCTTGGGAACCGACTTACGAGCTGCTGCAGCCATGGTACTAGCCGGGCTAGCCGCTCACGGCACTACTTTGATCGAGGGACTACACCATCTTGACCGAGGTTATTCTAATATTGAGGCTAAGCTTAGGCAGGCCGGGGCTTGCCTAAAACGTCATTAA
- a CDS encoding putative membrane protein, whose translation MKLLCRVTVNTIIRGVAYVSIWVVLWGTISSLADWLLLQAEVYTGNSLGQAATFIGYGAACVVLAVRLSRRFLGTPNDDYT comes from the coding sequence ATGAAGCTCTTGTGTCGAGTTACCGTGAACACCATTATCCGTGGCGTGGCTTATGTCTCTATCTGGGTAGTTTTGTGGGGCACTATTTCCTCTCTTGCAGACTGGCTCTTGCTACAGGCAGAGGTCTACACAGGCAACTCCCTTGGTCAAGCTGCTACTTTCATAGGCTATGGTGCTGCCTGCGTGGTTCTAGCGGTTAGGCTCTCGCGCCGCTTTCTCGGAACACCTAATGACGACTACACTTAG
- a CDS encoding translation initiation factor 2 gives MNRLISFSSVILTVVGVLGLAASGIFWNFQGRTAGLPATIASLLVLAVGILLLRPRRKVQASVIDPDPVVENVSNENIEELATSEVTSPTKAPVKQVTIVNIINYAPKSLQPANTLRLRRRRPGASLRNFRNMASEIFRG, from the coding sequence ATGAACCGCCTTATATCTTTTAGCAGTGTTATTTTGACAGTAGTAGGTGTTCTTGGACTGGCTGCATCAGGCATTTTCTGGAACTTTCAAGGTCGCACAGCTGGCTTACCAGCTACTATTGCTTCCCTACTTGTGCTAGCTGTTGGCATCCTGCTCCTCAGGCCCCGGCGAAAAGTTCAGGCTTCTGTAATAGATCCCGATCCTGTTGTAGAGAATGTCTCAAATGAGAACATCGAGGAATTAGCTACCAGTGAGGTAACTTCTCCTACGAAAGCCCCTGTTAAACAAGTTACCATCGTAAATATTATTAACTACGCGCCTAAATCCCTACAGCCTGCTAACACTTTACGGTTGCGTAGGCGGCGCCCAGGGGCTTCACTTAGAAATTTCCGCAACATGGCCAGCGAAATTTTCCGCGGTTAA
- a CDS encoding DoxX family protein — protein MLRTVLTRPVAADLGLLFLRIFAGALLIHHGYEKLANIENFADAFVRPLHLPFPILLSYVAAFSEVVGSWLLITGLATRLGALAIAGTISVAIYHAIITAGFNIYLLELLGLYLATAVTVLLVGPGQFAIDELIVRQFQPDLQKEATRLENILAQSAPDKPKSAVG, from the coding sequence ATGTTAAGAACCGTTCTCACCCGACCGGTTGCAGCTGACCTCGGCCTCCTCTTCTTGAGGATCTTTGCGGGTGCTTTGCTGATCCACCATGGCTACGAGAAGCTTGCAAACATTGAAAACTTTGCTGATGCCTTTGTACGGCCACTGCACTTACCATTTCCTATCCTTCTCTCTTATGTTGCTGCTTTTTCAGAGGTAGTAGGCAGCTGGCTCTTGATCACTGGCTTGGCAACACGTCTTGGCGCATTAGCAATTGCTGGGACCATCTCAGTCGCAATCTATCATGCCATCATAACAGCTGGATTTAATATTTACCTCCTAGAATTACTGGGTCTCTACTTAGCAACCGCCGTTACTGTCCTGTTAGTTGGACCTGGGCAGTTTGCAATCGATGAGCTGATTGTTCGTCAATTTCAGCCTGATCTTCAGAAAGAGGCAACTCGCCTCGAAAATATTCTCGCGCAGTCTGCACCTGATAAGCCTAAGTCTGCTGTTGGCTGA
- a CDS encoding endonuclease III: protein MHQKERVVLIQTRLNQHYPTTPIPLNHYDAFTLLVSVLLSAQCTDKKVNEVTPALFKAGPTPAMMAKLEETEIISFIKQLGLSRTKARNIRRLSELLVEQHSGNVPCGFAELEALPGVGHKTASVVMSQAFGIPTFPVDTHIHRLAQRWGLSSGLSVKQTEHDLKRLFPKQFWNRLHLQIIFWGRDFCTARGCDGTICALCKELYPQRRMPVAYHRA from the coding sequence ATGCACCAAAAAGAACGTGTTGTATTAATCCAAACACGATTAAATCAACATTACCCTACTACACCTATTCCACTAAATCACTATGATGCTTTTACACTACTAGTTTCTGTGCTCCTAAGTGCTCAATGCACCGATAAAAAGGTTAATGAGGTGACACCAGCACTGTTTAAGGCCGGGCCAACTCCAGCAATGATGGCAAAGCTTGAAGAAACAGAAATCATATCATTTATTAAGCAGTTAGGTCTGTCAAGGACAAAGGCTCGCAATATTAGGCGCTTGTCTGAGCTATTAGTAGAGCAACATAGTGGTAATGTACCGTGCGGCTTCGCAGAACTTGAAGCTTTGCCGGGAGTAGGGCATAAAACTGCCAGTGTTGTAATGTCTCAGGCTTTTGGTATACCTACTTTCCCAGTAGATACGCATATTCATCGTCTAGCCCAGCGCTGGGGGCTGAGCAGTGGGCTAAGCGTTAAGCAAACTGAACATGATCTTAAACGTCTGTTTCCTAAGCAATTCTGGAACCGATTGCATCTACAGATAATTTTCTGGGGACGAGATTTTTGCACAGCACGTGGTTGCGATGGCACGATCTGCGCACTTTGTAAAGAGTTGTATCCGCAGCGGCGTATGCCAGTAGCTTATCACCGAGCTTGA
- a CDS encoding metal ABC transporter substrate-binding protein yields MSLKSSQYYLLQVLTLLLLTGCLAEPLRSPPRQANTSAADRPVVLTTFSILADIARNVAGDRLEVRSITREGAEIHGYEPSPSDIKRATGANLIVKNGLGLEAWFQRFIRSVGDVPTVTLSDSIDTPLPIIGDRPNPHIWMSPQLTVKYVDVLVSAFTKLDPSSTELFIANGAAYKARLLELDKEMREGLAVVPKEQRLLVTCERAFSYLAIDYGLDEAYLWPMNGESQVTPQRMARLIEVVQRRKVPAVFCESTVSDKAQRQVAHAAGTKFGGNLYVDSLSTPDGPTPTLLDLQRYNVRLIIKGLAPQGEINAR; encoded by the coding sequence ATGAGTCTAAAATCTTCACAATACTACTTACTGCAAGTCCTAACCCTGCTGCTGCTAACAGGATGCTTAGCGGAGCCACTCAGGTCACCTCCACGCCAGGCTAATACAAGTGCTGCAGACCGCCCTGTGGTGCTCACTACTTTCAGCATACTTGCGGATATAGCTCGCAACGTAGCTGGCGACCGTTTAGAAGTACGCTCAATAACTCGGGAGGGTGCCGAGATCCATGGTTATGAGCCTTCTCCTAGTGATATTAAGCGAGCTACTGGTGCAAACCTGATTGTCAAGAATGGCCTAGGTCTTGAGGCCTGGTTCCAGCGATTCATCCGTAGTGTTGGTGATGTACCTACAGTTACACTCAGCGATAGTATAGACACACCACTACCAATTATTGGAGATCGACCTAATCCGCATATATGGATGTCACCACAACTTACGGTAAAATATGTAGATGTTTTAGTTAGTGCTTTTACGAAACTTGATCCTAGCAGCACAGAACTATTCATTGCCAACGGTGCTGCTTATAAAGCTAGATTACTAGAGCTTGACAAAGAGATGAGAGAGGGACTTGCCGTAGTTCCTAAAGAGCAACGCTTGCTTGTGACTTGTGAAAGGGCTTTCAGCTATCTTGCCATTGATTATGGTCTAGATGAAGCTTACCTCTGGCCTATGAATGGGGAAAGTCAAGTGACACCTCAGCGTATGGCTCGCCTGATTGAGGTAGTGCAACGCCGAAAAGTACCTGCAGTATTTTGCGAAAGTACAGTGAGCGATAAAGCGCAGAGGCAAGTAGCTCACGCAGCTGGCACTAAGTTTGGTGGGAACCTCTATGTTGACTCCCTGTCAACTCCTGATGGCCCAACGCCAACTCTATTAGATTTGCAGCGCTATAATGTAAGACTTATTATCAAGGGACTAGCTCCACAGGGAGAGATTAATGCGCGTTGA
- a CDS encoding metal ABC transporter ATP-binding protein codes for MRVEVDQVCVNYNGFVALHNATLNLPAGSICGLVGMNGAGKSTLFRVLTGFVSPSQGRIHINGMTVAQAQRAQSVAYMPQNENIDCNFPISVWNVVMMGRYGNMNMLRIPRGCDRAAVLHALEQVELLELSRRPIATLSGGQRKRCFLARAIAQHASVLLLDEPFNSVDVQTEKLIVDLLLQLQVEGRTILISTHDLSQVRNFCNLVVLINKTILAYGNTSEIFTQDNLALAFGGIPSNLLFGKSPPKTFL; via the coding sequence ATGCGCGTTGAGGTTGATCAGGTTTGCGTCAACTATAATGGCTTTGTTGCATTGCACAATGCAACACTAAACTTGCCAGCTGGAAGTATATGCGGCTTAGTTGGTATGAATGGAGCTGGTAAATCAACTCTATTTCGTGTTCTTACAGGCTTCGTTAGCCCATCACAGGGACGAATTCACATAAATGGCATGACTGTTGCCCAAGCTCAACGTGCACAGTCCGTAGCCTACATGCCTCAAAACGAGAACATTGACTGCAATTTCCCAATATCAGTGTGGAATGTAGTAATGATGGGACGTTATGGCAATATGAATATGTTACGCATACCCCGTGGTTGTGACCGGGCAGCGGTACTTCATGCTCTAGAGCAAGTTGAATTGCTGGAGTTATCAAGGCGTCCAATCGCAACTCTCTCTGGCGGACAGCGTAAACGCTGCTTCCTAGCCCGGGCAATTGCCCAGCATGCTTCTGTACTGCTTCTTGATGAACCTTTTAATAGCGTTGATGTGCAAACTGAGAAACTTATAGTAGACCTTTTGCTACAGCTTCAGGTTGAGGGACGCACGATTCTAATTTCAACCCATGACCTTAGTCAAGTACGTAATTTCTGTAACTTGGTAGTGCTGATTAATAAAACTATTCTAGCCTATGGTAATACTTCAGAAATATTTACACAGGATAATCTAGCTTTGGCTTTCGGAGGCATACCATCCAACTTACTCTTTGGCAAAAGCCCCCCCAAGACTTTTCTCTAA
- a CDS encoding metal ABC transporter permease, which translates to MVNLLLEPLRHAFMVQALLISTLVGAVCGLLSCYMTLKGWALMGDAVSHAVLPGVVLSYALGLPFSLGAFVFGLGSVVAIGFIQQNSRIKEDTVIGLVFTGFFAFGLVLVSKTRSSTDLTHILFGNVLGISAGDIQQTLLISVLVMTLLLLFNRDLLLFCFDAAHAQSIGINTNFLHYLLLSMLSLTAVAGLQTVGIILVIAMLVTPGASAYLLTDRFDYMGLLAILSSALSSFLGVVVSYWTDSSTAGCIVLAQTGVFLLAFVFAPRHGILTSLTRPKL; encoded by the coding sequence ATGGTTAACTTACTTCTAGAGCCTCTGCGTCATGCATTCATGGTTCAGGCTCTACTAATCAGTACTCTCGTTGGTGCAGTCTGTGGACTGTTGTCATGTTATATGACTCTTAAGGGCTGGGCACTAATGGGTGACGCTGTCTCCCATGCTGTACTGCCAGGAGTAGTTCTTTCTTACGCTCTTGGGCTCCCATTTTCGCTCGGTGCTTTTGTATTTGGCTTGGGTTCAGTAGTAGCAATCGGTTTCATCCAGCAGAATTCACGAATTAAGGAAGACACAGTAATTGGCCTAGTGTTTACTGGTTTTTTTGCCTTTGGATTAGTGCTAGTTTCCAAAACGCGTAGTAGTACTGACCTCACTCATATCCTCTTTGGCAATGTTCTTGGTATCTCTGCTGGCGATATTCAGCAAACGCTGCTAATTTCTGTGCTTGTCATGACCTTGCTGTTACTATTTAACCGCGACTTACTGCTATTTTGCTTTGATGCTGCTCATGCCCAATCTATAGGCATCAACACTAACTTTCTACACTACTTACTGCTGTCAATGCTTTCTTTAACCGCTGTTGCTGGATTGCAGACAGTAGGCATTATCCTTGTAATTGCAATGCTAGTAACACCAGGTGCGTCTGCCTATTTGCTCACCGACCGCTTTGATTACATGGGCCTGTTAGCAATACTTAGCAGTGCTCTTTCTAGTTTTCTTGGTGTGGTCGTAAGCTACTGGACTGACAGCTCTACTGCTGGCTGTATAGTACTGGCCCAAACTGGGGTATTCCTGCTTGCCTTTGTGTTCGCACCACGACATGGTATTTTGACGTCTCTTACAAGACCAAAACTTTGA